One window from the genome of [Clostridium] celerecrescens 18A encodes:
- the aguA gene encoding agmatine deiminase, with the protein MAKRIENTTPKQDGYRMPAEFEEQEQIWMLWPERPDNWRNGAKPAQIVFTEVAKAILPFEPVTVCVSPAQFQNCRAHLPSEIKVVEMTSNDSWIRDCGPTFVINDKGGIRGCDWTFNAWGGLVDGLYFPWDQDDLVAQKVCEIEGIDSYRTEGFVLEGGSFHVDGEGTIVTTEMCLLSEGRNPHMTKEEIEDMLDQYLNCQKVIWIKDGIDPNETNGHVDDVVQYVRPGEVACIWTEDEENPFYREAQEAYKTLNEAVDAKGRKLKVHKLCLTKNPVLLRGADAIDMVEGTLPREDGEISIASYMNFLVVNGGVIVPQYGDENDALALQQIQEMYPDRKVVGVRTEEVAFGGGNIHCITQQQPKVK; encoded by the coding sequence ATGGCAAAGAGAATTGAGAACACAACACCAAAGCAGGATGGATACCGTATGCCTGCAGAGTTTGAAGAGCAGGAACAGATCTGGATGTTATGGCCGGAAAGGCCGGATAACTGGAGAAACGGCGCAAAGCCGGCACAGATTGTATTTACTGAGGTAGCGAAAGCGATCCTTCCGTTTGAGCCGGTTACCGTTTGTGTATCTCCGGCACAATTTCAGAACTGCCGTGCCCATCTTCCATCTGAAATTAAGGTGGTTGAGATGACTAGCAATGATTCCTGGATCCGTGACTGCGGACCGACCTTTGTCATCAATGATAAAGGCGGCATCAGGGGCTGTGACTGGACCTTTAATGCATGGGGCGGCCTGGTAGACGGACTTTACTTCCCATGGGATCAGGATGATCTTGTGGCACAAAAGGTATGTGAAATTGAAGGAATCGATTCCTATCGTACCGAAGGTTTCGTTCTGGAAGGCGGTTCCTTCCATGTAGATGGAGAGGGAACCATCGTTACCACAGAAATGTGCCTGCTAAGTGAGGGAAGAAATCCTCATATGACAAAAGAAGAAATTGAAGATATGCTGGATCAATACTTAAACTGCCAGAAGGTTATCTGGATTAAGGATGGCATCGATCCAAACGAAACCAATGGACATGTTGACGATGTTGTCCAGTATGTAAGACCAGGGGAAGTTGCCTGCATCTGGACGGAAGATGAAGAGAATCCTTTCTATAGAGAAGCGCAGGAAGCTTATAAAACATTAAACGAAGCCGTAGACGCAAAGGGCCGTAAATTAAAGGTACATAAGCTTTGCCTGACCAAGAACCCTGTTCTGCTTCGTGGTGCAGACGCAATTGATATGGTAGAGGGTACCCTTCCAAGAGAGGATGGCGAGATTTCCATCGCTTCCTATATGAATTTCCTGGTCGTGAACGGGGGAGTGATTGTTCCCCAGTATGGCGATGAAAACGATGCATTGGCCTTACAGCAGATCCAGGAAATGTATCCGGACCGCAAAGTGGTCGGGGTACGTACCGAAGAGGTTGCATTTGGTGGCGGAAATATCCACTGCATTACTCAGCAGCAGCCAAAAGTAAAATAA
- a CDS encoding M23 family metallopeptidase — MNLFKKDIRLSHVSRHHIIIYIEVIILTFLLVSLFFISPGGKLSFPVVNQDSNASPSEAKKFIKWVDFDVTARAMQEAFRYDVNTCQSEPHLNWVDLLAYLGAKYGGDFSRYSTKDLDGLAEQLLSGKTMEELTAKMTHYSYYREAYGAVLDGLVGQYDIQISSQNAPLYATPALLPDGTQDPDKVWVKKYGLKSFSPIAKGFPYNDFDDFGVARSYGYKRQHLGHDMMGQVGTPIIAVESGYVEAIGWNQYGGWRLGIRSFDGKRYYYYAHLRKNYPYHKSLCQGSIVTAGDVIGYLGRTGYSRNENTNNINQPHLHFGLQLIFDESQKEGNNEIWVNCYELTKFLTMNRSETFKNQETKEYNRVYDMTDPGIPDNFIPPEPPKEEN, encoded by the coding sequence ATGAACCTATTTAAAAAAGATATCAGACTTTCCCATGTATCCAGACACCATATCATCATTTACATAGAAGTCATTATTCTGACATTTCTTCTGGTCTCCTTGTTTTTCATATCCCCAGGCGGGAAGCTCTCATTTCCGGTAGTCAATCAGGACAGTAACGCCAGTCCCTCGGAAGCTAAAAAATTTATAAAATGGGTGGATTTTGATGTGACCGCAAGGGCCATGCAGGAGGCCTTCCGTTATGATGTCAACACCTGCCAGTCTGAGCCTCATTTAAACTGGGTGGATTTACTTGCTTATCTAGGTGCCAAGTATGGGGGGGACTTTTCCAGGTATTCCACGAAAGATTTAGATGGGCTGGCGGAGCAGCTTCTTTCCGGTAAAACCATGGAAGAACTGACTGCAAAAATGACCCACTATTCCTATTACAGAGAAGCCTATGGAGCTGTGCTTGATGGCCTTGTCGGCCAGTACGATATTCAGATTTCCTCTCAAAATGCACCCCTATACGCCACCCCTGCCCTCCTTCCCGACGGCACCCAGGATCCGGATAAGGTCTGGGTAAAGAAGTATGGGCTAAAAAGCTTTTCCCCCATTGCAAAGGGCTTCCCCTATAATGATTTTGACGATTTTGGAGTTGCACGCTCTTATGGCTACAAACGGCAGCATCTGGGGCATGACATGATGGGCCAGGTAGGGACTCCCATCATCGCAGTGGAAAGCGGCTATGTAGAAGCCATCGGATGGAACCAGTATGGCGGATGGCGTCTGGGAATCCGCAGCTTTGATGGAAAGCGGTATTATTATTACGCCCATTTAAGAAAGAATTATCCTTATCATAAATCCTTATGCCAGGGCAGCATCGTTACGGCGGGAGATGTGATCGGTTATCTGGGGCGCACCGGATACAGCCGGAATGAAAATACCAATAATATCAATCAGCCTCATCTTCACTTTGGACTTCAGCTTATTTTTGACGAATCTCAGAAGGAAGGAAACAATGAGATCTGGGTCAACTGCTATGAGCTGACCAAATTCCTTACTATGAACCGGTCCGAGACTTTTAAGAACCAGGAGACAAAAGAATACAACCGGGTTTATGATATGACGGATCCTGGGATCCCTGATAATTTCATTCCGCCTGAACCTCCGAAAGAAGAAAATTGA
- a CDS encoding APC family permease yields MSDAPKKKFRLIDAIMTVICVVFVAEAASPVAAIGNSQYFWWIFLLIAFLLPYGLISSELGTTYEGDGGLYDWVSKAFGKKWGGRVSWYYWINFPLWMASLALMFPEVINLLTGGQLGFFPSLIIELTFVWIIVFISFFSVCDSAWILNGAAVIKILIAVILGCLGIYGAMTHGVANEYTLASLIPSFNLNSLSYISVILFNCLGFEVVCTFAGDMENPRKQIPQAIIAGGFVIAAIYIFMAFGIGVAIPADQISTSTGLVASVQLLTGSTRGFIVTVVAIGFLLTLFGNMVSWSLGVNNVAAYSAENGDMPAVFKIRSKKNDMPIGAAIMNGLVASTVLIIAPLIPNQDLFWCFFALNLVMFLLSYIPVFPAFLKLRKIDPDTERPFRVPGSNGFLRVLAFVPMTLIIVALIFTAVPLSFDAETLEGVLPITIGAVLFLILGELIVNRKRDK; encoded by the coding sequence ATGTCAGACGCGCCAAAGAAGAAGTTTCGGTTAATAGATGCCATAATGACGGTTATATGCGTTGTATTTGTGGCAGAAGCAGCAAGTCCGGTGGCAGCGATTGGTAATTCCCAGTATTTCTGGTGGATTTTCCTCTTAATAGCATTTTTGCTACCATATGGCTTGATCTCCTCAGAACTGGGGACAACCTATGAGGGTGACGGTGGATTATATGACTGGGTGTCAAAAGCCTTTGGTAAAAAATGGGGAGGAAGGGTGTCCTGGTATTACTGGATCAACTTTCCGCTTTGGATGGCTTCTTTGGCGCTTATGTTCCCCGAGGTCATTAATCTTTTGACCGGAGGACAACTGGGATTTTTTCCGTCCTTGATCATAGAGCTTACGTTTGTATGGATCATTGTTTTTATCAGCTTTTTTTCCGTTTGTGACAGCGCCTGGATCTTAAACGGTGCGGCTGTAATTAAAATCCTCATAGCAGTAATCCTGGGCTGTCTAGGCATCTACGGTGCAATGACCCATGGAGTTGCCAATGAATACACCTTAGCATCTCTGATTCCTAGCTTTAATCTAAACAGCTTATCCTACATATCAGTTATTTTATTTAACTGCCTGGGTTTTGAAGTTGTTTGTACCTTTGCGGGTGACATGGAGAATCCGAGGAAGCAGATTCCTCAGGCGATTATTGCAGGCGGATTTGTCATTGCAGCGATCTATATCTTTATGGCATTTGGAATCGGTGTTGCGATTCCGGCCGATCAGATCAGTACCAGTACCGGCTTGGTTGCAAGTGTCCAGCTTTTGACCGGAAGCACCAGAGGATTCATTGTAACAGTGGTTGCCATTGGCTTCCTGCTCACACTTTTTGGAAATATGGTTTCCTGGTCACTGGGAGTAAACAATGTAGCGGCTTATTCGGCAGAGAACGGGGATATGCCGGCGGTATTTAAGATAAGAAGCAAAAAGAATGATATGCCCATTGGTGCCGCCATTATGAATGGACTGGTAGCCAGCACGGTTTTAATCATCGCGCCCCTTATACCCAATCAGGATCTGTTCTGGTGCTTCTTTGCACTGAATCTGGTTATGTTTTTGCTTTCCTATATTCCTGTATTTCCGGCCTTCTTAAAGCTCAGGAAGATAGACCCGGACACAGAACGGCCCTTTAGGGTTCCGGGAAGCAATGGTTTCTTAAGAGTTTTAGCATTCGTTCCAATGACGCTGATCATCGTTGCACTGATCTTCACCGCAGTTCCTTTAAGCTTTGATGCGGAAACTCTGGAGGGAGTCCTGCCGATCACCATCGGGGCAGTGCTGTTCCTCATACTTGGTGAGCTGATTGTAAACAGAAAAAGAGATAAATAA
- a CDS encoding iron-containing alcohol dehydrogenase: MNNFEYCVPTRVIFGRDTHKKAGAIISEYGFHKIMIHYGGGSVKKSGLLGLVEESLKEHGIEYVLFGGVQPNPVLSLAKEGMELCRREHVEFILAVGGGSVIDSAKCIADGALNPEIDPWKFFLKEAVPAKALPHGNILTLSASGSETSLSCVITNEEGGLKRGFNSPTHRPLFAICNPELTFTVSKFQTGCGTVDIMMHTLERYLGGTTKDTPLTDRIAEGLLTSVMEAGAVADKNPEDYEARATLMWAGSLSHNELTGLGREYMMQVHQLEHELSGLYPAIAHGAGLSALFCSWSRYVCEVDPMRFAQLAVRVLNEEMNFEEPLKTALNGINRLEGFYKSLGMPVSLRELNAGIKETDLEILADKCSFYGSRTLPGIRSLGKPEMIDVYRLAY; this comes from the coding sequence ATGAATAATTTTGAGTATTGTGTACCTACAAGGGTGATATTTGGCCGCGATACCCACAAAAAGGCAGGAGCCATTATTTCTGAATATGGATTTCATAAAATCATGATTCATTATGGTGGAGGCAGCGTAAAGAAAAGCGGTTTGCTTGGGCTGGTGGAAGAATCCTTAAAAGAGCATGGAATCGAATATGTTCTTTTTGGCGGAGTGCAGCCTAATCCGGTTTTATCCCTGGCAAAAGAAGGCATGGAGTTATGCAGAAGGGAACATGTGGAGTTCATTCTGGCAGTGGGTGGCGGAAGTGTTATTGATTCGGCTAAGTGCATTGCCGACGGAGCACTTAATCCGGAAATTGATCCCTGGAAATTCTTTTTAAAGGAAGCGGTTCCGGCAAAAGCACTCCCCCATGGAAACATTCTGACCCTGTCCGCTTCAGGGAGTGAGACAAGCTTATCCTGCGTTATCACAAATGAAGAAGGGGGCTTAAAGCGAGGGTTTAACAGTCCGACCCATCGTCCTCTGTTTGCCATCTGCAATCCGGAGCTGACCTTTACTGTCAGCAAATTCCAGACCGGATGCGGAACTGTAGATATCATGATGCACACGCTGGAACGGTATCTGGGAGGGACGACAAAGGATACGCCTTTAACGGACCGGATTGCGGAAGGACTTTTAACCTCTGTTATGGAAGCGGGAGCTGTGGCAGATAAAAATCCAGAAGATTATGAGGCACGTGCAACCCTTATGTGGGCAGGAAGCCTCTCCCATAATGAGCTTACCGGTCTGGGAAGGGAATATATGATGCAGGTTCACCAATTGGAGCATGAGCTGTCAGGGCTTTATCCGGCCATTGCCCACGGTGCCGGTCTGTCTGCCCTGTTTTGTTCCTGGTCCAGGTACGTATGCGAAGTTGATCCTATGAGGTTTGCTCAGCTGGCTGTCCGGGTATTGAATGAGGAAATGAACTTTGAAGAGCCTTTAAAAACGGCTCTTAATGGGATTAACAGACTGGAAGGATTTTATAAGAGCCTCGGAATGCCTGTCAGCTTAAGAGAGCTGAATGCGGGAATAAAGGAAACGGATTTAGAAATTCTTGCGGATAAATGCTCCTTTTACGGAAGCAGAACTCTGCCCGGAATCCGGTCACTGGGGAAGCCGGAGATGATTGATGTATACCGGCTGGCTTATTAA